A region of the Candidatus Gastranaerophilales bacterium genome:
AGCGATAATACTTTTAATTTCTTTTTTTGTTAAAAGTTTGCTGTGTTCCGGTATAAATTTTGCCTGCATAATATCTCCTATTCTTAAATTTTTTGTGCAATAAATACAATAATAATAATACTATTTTTACCGCCACTGTCAAAGGTTTATACTCATCCATTTTTTGCAAAGCCCGGATTTTTAAGAATTGTGCAACAAAAATGTAAAAAAGAACTTCAAAAAACATAAAAAACATTTTAGTTTTGTATACTTTTTAAAATCAGAATATAAATTCCGCTAAAAATCTTTCTTAAAAAAAACAAGTTTACAAAACTTAAGGTCGTTAAAAATTAAACTGCATTTCCCAGATACCGCAAGGGCATAATCCTTCACAAATACCGCAGCCGATACATTTGTCATCATCGCTAAGGTATTCGAATTTGCCGTCAGGTTTTTCTATTCTTGAAATAGCGCCGTTAGGGCAGCTGTCTTTACAAAGCCCGCAATCTCTGCAATAACCGCAGCTTAAGCAGCGGTTTTGTTCATTATCACAGGTAGGCTGGTAGCATTCGTAATATTCCGATTTAATTCTATCCTCGGGTATCATAGATTTGCGTTTGGGCGCCGACAGCTTTTGGTTATGCAAAAACCTGTCTATGTTTTGCGCGGCATTTTTACCGTCTGCAATAGCGTTAGTAAACAACGCGCACTTGAGCGCGTCACCGATAGCAAAGACTTTAGGATTATATTCAGTCTGATGAAAATCGTTTGTTCTTATATTTGATTTTTCATCCAGGTAATTTTTATTAAGAAAATTGAAAATAGGGCGGTCACCGACAGCAATAATTACGTCATCGCCTTCAATCAAAGTACCGTCTTTTAAAACAACACCCTCATCCGTAATTTTTTCCGTATAACAAGGCCAAAGAATTTTCGCCCCTAGTTTTGTTACGTATTCGATTTCTTTATCAAAAGCGCTCGGCCTTTGGATATCTATAGCAACAACTTCCTTCGCACCAAGGTTATAAGCCTCGGTTATAACGTCCATAGCTGCGTTGCCGGCACCTATGACGACAACTTTTTCGCCCAGTTCCACGGGCTGTTTCTTTTTGACTTTTTTAAGAAAATCCAAACCTTTGACAAGCTTTTCATAACCTTCAAACGGTATAACCACAGGGCTGTGAGCGCCTATGGCAATGATAATCGCATCAAAATTCTTTTCAATCTCTGCGAAGTTTTCATGCTCGATTTTTTTATTAAGGTGTATTTTAACACCTGATTTGCCAAACCGTTCAAGCTCCGCTTTCAAAATATCCGCGGGCAGGCGCTCTGAAGGTATAACCTGCGAAAGTTTACCGCCGATTTTGTCATCCTGCTCAAAAATTTCCACGTCATAACCGTTTTTTAAAAGCTGCCAGGCAGCGGATAATCCTGCTGTACCTGCACCGATTATGGCAATTTTTTTGTTTTTGGAAGAGGGCGGGAATTTGACTTTGATGTCGGCAGAAAGTTTACCCAGCATAGCTACATCCAAAGGCTCATCGACTTTTAATCTTGAACAATCATTTAAACACAGGTTCGGGCAAACCTGACCACAGACACTTGCGGGAAACGGACTGTATTCAAGCACAAGCTCAAGCGCTTCTTTAATTTTGCCTTCCCGAAGGAGCGAAAATCTTTTTTGGGTTGGAATACTGATAGGACAATTATATTCGCAAGGCGCGCTGTAGAAATAGTTTTTCCACACAGGGATTTTCAATCTGCCGCTGCCTGTCTGAATAAGGTCAGAAACAATATAATCCTCCTCCACCAAGTCCCCGAAAATAGAACCGCCGATTTCTTTCATCCATTTATTTTCACGGTAGGTTTTCAGGCTGATAGGGTTTGTTTTTTGGCGTTCCTCGTAAGTTTTGGCAACAATTTTTTTCCATTGCGAAAAATCACCTAAACGCTCATATAATTCAGGTCTGTTAATTTTTTCAAGAAATTCTTCTAAGCCTTTTGTTAAAAATTCAACATCCTGCTCATCCAAATCCAAAATAAACACATCATCGGATACATTGTTCACATGCCCTCTAAAGTAAACAACGCCGCCAACCATGCCCGTGCAGGCTCTGTCGCCCAGCACTGATTTAAAGTCTTCGCAATCAAGCCCGCAAACAACCGCAATGCCGCCGCCCATAAATTCAAACGAAAAAGAGCCCGTATTCTTTAAAACCCATAATTCGGGAGCATCAAACTTAGGGTCGCGTTTCATCAAAGCACCCGAACGTGTGCCTACTTTGCCTGCGATGAAGATTTTGCCGCTTGCGGCGCAGTGTGCCGTAGTATCGCCCGAATCTCCGTTTACGATTATATTAGCGCCCGAATTAAGCCATCCGACATCAGCAGGGGCAGAGCCTTCCACATAAATAT
Encoded here:
- a CDS encoding FAD-dependent oxidoreductase, with the protein product MELEINTLKNTEKGEKRLSTKELMKLIWNAVAEGNNDFRILASGQHNIGGSLWSKNGLELNFYIINPGQRVGSMGVAGTNIYVEGSAPADVGWLNSGANIIVNGDSGDTTAHCAASGKIFIAGKVGTRSGALMKRDPKFDAPELWVLKNTGSFSFEFMGGGIAVVCGLDCEDFKSVLGDRACTGMVGGVVYFRGHVNNVSDDVFILDLDEQDVEFLTKGLEEFLEKINRPELYERLGDFSQWKKIVAKTYEERQKTNPISLKTYRENKWMKEIGGSIFGDLVEEDYIVSDLIQTGSGRLKIPVWKNYFYSAPCEYNCPISIPTQKRFSLLREGKIKEALELVLEYSPFPASVCGQVCPNLCLNDCSRLKVDEPLDVAMLGKLSADIKVKFPPSSKNKKIAIIGAGTAGLSAAWQLLKNGYDVEIFEQDDKIGGKLSQVIPSERLPADILKAELERFGKSGVKIHLNKKIEHENFAEIEKNFDAIIIAIGAHSPVVIPFEGYEKLVKGLDFLKKVKKKQPVELGEKVVVIGAGNAAMDVITEAYNLGAKEVVAIDIQRPSAFDKEIEYVTKLGAKILWPCYTEKITDEGVVLKDGTLIEGDDVIIAVGDRPIFNFLNKNYLDEKSNIRTNDFHQTEYNPKVFAIGDALKCALFTNAIADGKNAAQNIDRFLHNQKLSAPKRKSMIPEDRIKSEYYECYQPTCDNEQNRCLSCGYCRDCGLCKDSCPNGAISRIEKPDGKFEYLSDDDKCIGCGICEGLCPCGIWEMQFNF